A single window of Streptomyces sp. NBC_00464 DNA harbors:
- a CDS encoding PP2C family protein-serine/threonine phosphatase, whose translation MNRRRPPRPASAEELLTTLHRLTSRARREVELHQARVELAVALQREMLPSVLPDLPGLQTAARYTPARSGLDIGGDWYDGFLLPDGSLAFAIGDVQGHDVEAAAFMGQVRIAMRALAVTAADPGEVVRRTNDLLLAVDSGLLATCTFVRLDPRTRELQSARAGHVGAVWATADGKSGVTEDEGGLPLGIQSGEEYPVTTRLLTTGGAFVLLTDGVVEGPSYPIDEGLDAVVRLVRSRAGDSADELADAILETAERTGHEDDAAVLVLRHETFPAAPG comes from the coding sequence ATGAACCGGCGTCGTCCTCCCCGCCCGGCCAGCGCCGAGGAGCTGCTCACCACCCTCCACCGCCTCACCTCGCGGGCACGCCGGGAGGTGGAGCTGCATCAGGCGCGGGTGGAGCTGGCCGTGGCACTGCAGCGCGAAATGCTCCCCTCCGTCCTGCCCGACCTGCCCGGTCTGCAGACCGCCGCCCGCTACACCCCCGCGCGGAGCGGTCTGGACATCGGCGGTGACTGGTACGACGGATTCCTGCTGCCGGACGGGTCGCTGGCCTTCGCCATCGGGGACGTACAGGGACACGACGTCGAGGCGGCGGCCTTCATGGGCCAGGTCCGGATCGCGATGCGCGCCCTCGCGGTCACGGCAGCCGATCCGGGCGAAGTGGTACGCCGGACGAATGACCTGCTGCTGGCCGTGGACTCCGGGCTCCTGGCCACCTGCACGTTCGTCAGGCTCGATCCGCGGACCCGGGAGCTCCAGAGTGCCCGCGCCGGTCATGTGGGCGCGGTCTGGGCCACCGCCGACGGCAAGTCGGGCGTCACCGAGGACGAGGGCGGTCTGCCGCTCGGGATCCAGAGCGGTGAGGAGTACCCGGTCACCACCCGGCTGCTCACGACCGGTGGGGCCTTCGTCCTGCTCACCGACGGCGTGGTCGAAGGACCGTCGTACCCCATCGACGAGGGACTGGACGCCGTCGTGCGACTGGTGCGCTCACGCGCGGGCGACAGCGCGGACGAGCTGGCCGACGCGATCCTGGAGACGGCGGAGCGCACCGGGCACGAGGACGACGCCGCCGTGCTCGTCCTGCGCCACGAGACGTTTCCCGCCGCCCCCGGATGA
- a CDS encoding FAD-binding protein: protein MTPAETNWAGNITFGARRLCTPRTEAELQETVAAATTVRALGTRHSFNTVADTAGDLVSVAGLPRLVEIDPAAQTVTVSAGLRFGEFAGELHESGFALHNLGSLPHISVAGACATGTHGSGVGNRSLAGAVRSLDMVTADGGPVTLRRGDADFPGAVVSMGALGVVTRLTLDLVPAFDVQQWVYEELPESVLTGAFDEVMSAAYSVSVFTDWRPGPVGQVWLKQRVGDEGPQQAPAEWLGARLADGPRHPIPGVAAGNCTRQEGVPGAWHRRLPHFRLEFTPSNGDELQSEYFVAREDAAAAYEAVGRLRDRITPLLQISEIRTVAGDDLWLSPASGRDSVAFHFTWVPDGAAVAPVLAEIEEALAPFGARPHWGKVFGTAPDVLRALYTRYEDFEKLMARYDPAGTFRNDFLNRHFPR, encoded by the coding sequence GTGACTCCCGCGGAGACGAACTGGGCCGGCAACATCACGTTCGGGGCGAGGCGGTTGTGCACACCCCGTACGGAGGCCGAACTGCAGGAGACGGTTGCCGCCGCCACCACGGTGCGGGCCCTGGGCACCCGGCACTCGTTCAACACGGTCGCCGACACCGCCGGGGACCTCGTATCGGTGGCCGGACTGCCGCGGCTCGTGGAGATCGATCCGGCGGCGCAGACGGTCACGGTCAGCGCCGGGCTGCGCTTCGGCGAGTTCGCCGGCGAGCTGCACGAGAGCGGCTTCGCGTTGCACAACCTGGGCTCGCTGCCGCACATCTCGGTGGCCGGTGCCTGCGCGACCGGAACGCATGGCTCCGGCGTCGGGAACCGCTCCCTCGCGGGGGCCGTCCGGTCCCTGGACATGGTGACGGCGGACGGTGGGCCGGTCACCCTGCGACGAGGCGACGCGGACTTCCCCGGCGCGGTGGTGTCGATGGGCGCCCTCGGCGTGGTGACCCGGCTGACGCTGGACCTGGTGCCCGCCTTCGATGTGCAGCAGTGGGTGTACGAGGAGCTGCCCGAGTCCGTGCTGACCGGCGCATTCGACGAGGTGATGTCGGCCGCGTACAGCGTCAGCGTCTTCACCGACTGGCGGCCGGGGCCGGTCGGCCAGGTGTGGCTCAAGCAGCGGGTGGGGGACGAGGGGCCGCAGCAGGCGCCGGCCGAGTGGCTCGGCGCACGGCTCGCCGACGGTCCGCGCCACCCCATCCCCGGGGTGGCCGCCGGGAACTGCACCCGTCAGGAGGGCGTTCCCGGGGCTTGGCACCGGAGGCTGCCGCACTTCCGTCTGGAGTTCACTCCCAGTAACGGCGACGAGCTGCAGTCCGAGTACTTCGTGGCGCGGGAGGACGCCGCTGCCGCGTACGAGGCCGTGGGCCGGCTCCGGGACCGGATCACCCCGTTGCTGCAGATCTCCGAGATCCGCACCGTGGCGGGCGACGACCTGTGGCTGAGTCCCGCGTCCGGCCGGGACTCGGTGGCCTTCCACTTCACCTGGGTGCCCGACGGCGCGGCCGTCGCTCCGGTGCTCGCGGAGATCGAGGAGGCCCTGGCGCCGTTCGGCGCCCGCCCGCACTGGGGCAAGGTCTTCGGTACCGCCCCCGATGTCCTGCGCGCCCTGTACACGCGGTACGAGGACTTCGAGAAGCTGATGGCCCGGTACGACCCGGCAGGCACGTTCCGCAACGATTTCCTGAACCGGCACTTCCCGCGCTGA
- a CDS encoding MASE1 domain-containing protein, which produces MIRSEKNRRRAVAALRILAVAGAYYAAADLGLLRKVTVHGAVITPLWPPTGIALGALLYMGLRVWPGIALGSLLVIATLTGSVTPSTALVVAGNTLAPVCAFLMLRRVGFRTELDRLRDGVVLVFLGAMAGMVISATTGTAVLLLDDKLPASGFWSVWAAWWAGDVMGVLVVTPLLLVLRRLRMPRLTDRWAEAVALLIVSVAGSLLAMRSPLSMIYLVFPILIWAALRFQLAGSAPCALLMSVMAIIAGTDRVGPFEGHTIIQVMVNLTILNGAVALTALLLAAVVAEQHNVRRRIERACEELADLVDQLAPGRSAAAWPSRPEDERESR; this is translated from the coding sequence GTGATCCGCAGCGAGAAGAACCGACGCAGGGCCGTGGCTGCACTGCGCATCCTGGCTGTCGCCGGCGCCTACTACGCGGCCGCGGACCTGGGGCTGCTCCGGAAGGTGACCGTCCACGGGGCAGTGATCACTCCGCTGTGGCCACCGACCGGAATCGCACTGGGCGCCCTGCTGTACATGGGGTTGCGCGTATGGCCGGGGATCGCGCTCGGCTCCCTGCTCGTGATCGCGACGCTCACCGGATCGGTGACGCCGTCCACCGCCCTCGTCGTGGCGGGCAACACGCTCGCGCCCGTCTGCGCCTTCCTGATGCTGCGCCGAGTCGGCTTCCGTACGGAGCTGGACCGGCTGCGCGACGGTGTCGTCCTGGTCTTCCTGGGCGCGATGGCCGGGATGGTCATCAGCGCGACCACGGGAACCGCTGTGCTGCTGCTCGACGACAAACTGCCCGCGAGCGGGTTCTGGTCGGTCTGGGCCGCGTGGTGGGCCGGCGACGTCATGGGCGTCCTCGTGGTCACCCCGCTGCTGCTCGTCCTGCGCCGGCTGCGGATGCCGCGGCTCACCGACCGGTGGGCGGAGGCCGTGGCGCTGCTGATCGTCTCAGTGGCGGGATCGCTGCTGGCCATGCGCAGCCCCCTGTCGATGATCTATCTGGTGTTCCCGATCCTCATCTGGGCGGCGCTGCGCTTCCAGCTCGCCGGCAGCGCGCCGTGCGCCCTGCTGATGTCCGTCATGGCGATCATCGCGGGAACGGACCGGGTGGGTCCGTTCGAGGGCCACACCATCATCCAGGTCATGGTCAACCTCACGATCCTGAACGGCGCCGTCGCGCTCACCGCGCTGCTGCTGGCCGCGGTCGTCGCCGAGCAGCACAACGTACGCCGCCGGATCGAGCGGGCCTGCGAGGAACTGGCCGACCTGGTGGACCAGCTCGCCCCGGGCCGGTCGGCGGCCGCCTGGCCGTCCCGGCCGGAGGACGAACGCGAGAGCCGCTGA
- a CDS encoding DUF1876 domain-containing protein, protein MNRSMEWTVRVDLSEDDGTTKAEAVLDTGTAKLTGHGVARCSPQDPDVPTIGDELAASRAMRDVAGQLMSVADRELGRAGAGPGDGPVPPPYAWSDATA, encoded by the coding sequence ATGAACCGATCGATGGAGTGGACGGTCCGTGTCGATCTGTCGGAGGACGACGGGACGACGAAGGCGGAAGCGGTGCTGGACACCGGTACCGCGAAACTCACCGGCCACGGGGTCGCCCGGTGCAGTCCGCAGGACCCGGACGTGCCCACCATCGGTGACGAGCTGGCGGCGAGCCGCGCGATGCGCGATGTCGCGGGTCAGCTGATGAGTGTGGCCGACCGCGAACTGGGCCGGGCAGGTGCGGGCCCCGGGGACGGGCCCGTACCACCGCCGTACGCCTGGTCGGACGCGACGGCCTGA
- a CDS encoding sugar transferase, which produces MGLAGAPRPRTASNRPRRQDFDRLRQGQTVQRDRSTRPGPRKRPGRYLPLVIGFDFFGLGIPAWLVLRTDGQPRALAGAAAAAMVWSGVRAARGRYTARGTGRPPGALTATGDWLLLIGLMAVLWTAVDGTIDPATAVVALLPGLLATAAASGARRLPWPGRRRTVRRVLVVGEPAGVDRAVRLLASRADHGYLVVAVVPVGTTALACEAPVPGRLAPAPADDDASTVLGAAFAHEADLALVVPGPQLAEERLRLLSWGLHDGGLDLSVLSHLSEITESRVRPSSAAGLTLLHIVPPLRRGPQQALKAAVDRTGAALGLIALAPLLLTVAAAVRLTSAGPVFHRQIRQGQHNRPFTMWKFRSMVVDAEQRKAQLVTSNENDGPMFKMRRDPRVTRIGRLLRRSSLDELPQLFNVLRGDMSLVGPRPPLPDEVSRYDEQELRRLAVRPGLTGLWQVSGRSDLSWQETVSLDLWYVDNWSVATDMGLMARTLRAVTDGRGAY; this is translated from the coding sequence GTGGGACTGGCGGGGGCGCCTCGTCCACGGACCGCTTCGAACCGGCCTCGCCGCCAGGACTTCGACCGCCTGCGGCAGGGCCAGACCGTACAGCGCGACCGTTCCACCCGGCCCGGGCCGAGGAAAAGACCCGGCCGGTACCTGCCACTCGTCATCGGCTTCGACTTCTTCGGCCTGGGGATTCCCGCCTGGCTCGTCCTGCGCACCGACGGACAGCCCAGGGCCCTGGCCGGTGCGGCGGCTGCCGCGATGGTGTGGTCCGGCGTACGGGCCGCGCGCGGCCGCTACACGGCACGAGGCACGGGCCGACCGCCGGGTGCGCTGACCGCCACCGGGGACTGGCTGCTGCTCATCGGGCTGATGGCAGTCCTCTGGACCGCTGTCGACGGCACCATCGACCCGGCGACGGCCGTCGTGGCTCTGCTGCCGGGCCTGCTGGCGACGGCGGCGGCCTCCGGAGCGCGGCGGCTGCCGTGGCCCGGGCGGCGCCGGACGGTCCGCCGCGTCCTGGTGGTCGGCGAGCCCGCGGGGGTGGACCGGGCGGTGCGGCTGCTCGCTTCCCGGGCGGACCACGGCTACCTCGTGGTGGCCGTCGTGCCCGTCGGGACGACGGCACTGGCCTGCGAGGCTCCGGTGCCGGGGCGGCTCGCGCCCGCGCCCGCCGACGACGACGCCTCGACGGTACTGGGGGCGGCCTTCGCCCACGAAGCGGACCTGGCTCTTGTGGTGCCGGGACCACAGCTCGCCGAGGAGCGGTTGCGGTTGCTGTCCTGGGGGCTGCACGACGGCGGGCTCGACCTGTCCGTGCTGTCGCACCTCTCGGAGATCACCGAGAGCCGGGTCCGTCCCTCGTCGGCGGCCGGGCTGACCCTGCTGCACATCGTGCCGCCGCTGCGGCGCGGCCCGCAGCAGGCGCTCAAGGCCGCGGTCGACCGTACCGGCGCGGCTCTCGGCCTGATCGCGCTGGCTCCGCTGCTGCTGACGGTCGCGGCCGCGGTCCGGCTCACCTCGGCGGGTCCGGTCTTCCACCGGCAGATCCGCCAGGGGCAGCACAACCGGCCGTTCACCATGTGGAAGTTCCGCTCGATGGTGGTGGACGCCGAGCAGCGCAAGGCGCAGCTGGTGACGTCGAACGAGAACGACGGTCCGATGTTCAAGATGCGCCGGGACCCCCGGGTGACCCGCATCGGCCGGCTGCTGCGCCGCTCGTCCCTCGACGAGCTGCCCCAGCTCTTCAACGTACTGCGGGGTGACATGTCCCTGGTCGGCCCACGGCCGCCGTTGCCGGACGAGGTGTCCCGCTACGACGAGCAGGAGCTGCGGCGGCTCGCGGTCAGACCTGGCCTGACCGGCCTCTGGCAGGTCAGCGGTCGGTCCGACCTGTCCTGGCAGGAGACCGTCTCGCTCGACCTGTGGTACGTCGACAACTGGTCGGTGGCCACGGACATGGGGCTCATGGCCCGTACGCTGCGCGCCGTCACCGACGGCCGCGGGGCGTACTGA
- a CDS encoding lamin tail domain-containing protein encodes MSRSARRITAAVLASGALVAAAALPAVADDHDHDHGHGRGHAPRQAVVLGKIQYNSPGRDNGSNRSLNGEWVTVTNTSRHSVNLRGWTLRDESHRTYRFDLRLPGRSSVRVHTGVGRDSRTDVYQDLRRYVWDNSDTATLRDSHGHKVDSKSWGHRYGGHR; translated from the coding sequence ATGTCCCGTTCCGCACGACGGATCACCGCTGCTGTACTCGCTTCCGGCGCGCTGGTCGCCGCCGCCGCCCTCCCGGCGGTCGCAGACGACCACGACCACGACCACGGCCACGGCCGCGGTCACGCCCCTCGCCAGGCCGTCGTTCTCGGCAAGATCCAGTACAACAGCCCCGGCCGCGACAACGGCTCGAACCGGAGCCTGAACGGCGAGTGGGTCACCGTTACCAACACGAGCCGCCACTCGGTCAACCTGCGCGGCTGGACCCTGCGTGACGAGAGCCACCGCACCTACCGGTTCGACCTGCGTCTGCCCGGCCGCTCCTCGGTGCGTGTGCACACCGGCGTCGGCCGCGACTCCCGCACCGACGTCTACCAGGACCTCCGCCGCTACGTCTGGGACAACAGCGACACCGCGACCCTGCGGGACTCGCACGGCCACAAGGTCGACTCCAAGTCCTGGGGTCACCGCTACGGCGGCCACCGCTGA
- a CDS encoding DUF6629 family protein, translating into MCWSATADLVAGTAIAAIGAACVVRTRRARDLPLAALPLLLGAHQIIESVVWRADGGTGPATVAWAVIALPILALWVPLGVLCAAPRQARRRLAVPLAAGAATSAALAYSLATRPVTAQIRGHTLGYVLDLPWPELLVAGYLLATVGSLLLSGDRVLARLGLLVAGGAAVCAVLWRLEFISTWCAFAAVCSVVLLGWSGRRPAAGAGV; encoded by the coding sequence ATGTGCTGGAGTGCGACCGCCGATCTCGTCGCGGGTACGGCGATTGCGGCGATCGGCGCGGCCTGCGTGGTCCGCACCCGGCGGGCCAGGGACCTTCCGCTCGCCGCGCTGCCGCTGCTCCTGGGGGCGCATCAGATCATCGAGTCCGTGGTCTGGCGGGCCGACGGCGGAACCGGACCGGCGACCGTGGCCTGGGCGGTCATCGCTCTGCCGATCCTCGCGCTGTGGGTGCCGCTGGGTGTGCTGTGCGCTGCCCCGCGGCAGGCCCGGCGCCGGCTCGCGGTGCCACTGGCGGCGGGGGCGGCGACCTCCGCCGCTCTTGCTTACAGCCTGGCGACCCGGCCCGTGACGGCGCAGATCCGCGGGCACACCCTCGGGTACGTCCTCGACCTGCCGTGGCCGGAACTGCTCGTGGCGGGCTACCTCCTGGCCACCGTCGGATCGCTGCTCCTGTCCGGCGACCGGGTGCTGGCCCGGCTCGGCCTGCTGGTCGCGGGCGGGGCTGCGGTCTGTGCCGTGCTGTGGCGCCTGGAGTTCATCTCCACCTGGTGTGCGTTCGCCGCGGTCTGCTCGGTGGTCCTGCTCGGCTGGTCCGGGAGGCGCCCGGCCGCCGGCGCCGGGGTGTGA
- a CDS encoding SpoIIE family protein phosphatase has product MAGALLDTLFSQSAVGLHVLDTELRVERVNALSDAVAPERIVGLHFTEAYRLHDPEKAEELLLGVLESGVPVLNHVIRGQLMGAPGPERSLLVTVHRLGDPSGPPLGLLAAVVDVNEREKSRARVDTLAAVRRNVGHSLDMEAICQGFVGALVPRFADFAVVEVVDEVLRGSSAPLSPVRSDVPLRRAAQLGADGDTPVGVTRRLPQGTPYALAANDLRPRLVQLGPHTPWLDSDPVTGHMVTAVGAHSLIVAPLKLHGAFLGLVSLYRCPGSEPFDERDLTLALTAAAHTALSIETSRRYAYDHVIASTVQRRLLPQYNGARIAIETAHVLLPGRNSGCWFDTIGLSGARTALIIGNVAGHGLQTAITMGQLRTALHALAGLDLDPDEVLARLNDTADRLARERRSLPPGDSLHRQPLTATCLYAVYDPFARTCTVARAGHPAPVAVDPDGRPVPLDVPEGPPLFSDDSAPFATATVELAEGSVLAFFTGSLLSDNESVTRVQDALAYPDRRLQELCDAVVYTLPAEAHPDGAALLLARTGVVPPDRVATWELAHDRTTPAIARTLVRDRLEGWNLDEVTIEATELIVSELITNAVRYGTPPLHLRLLLDRTLTCEVHDTSPVAPHLRHARTVDEGGRGLFIVSQLATHWGTRYGTDGKALWTEQEIPPDDAS; this is encoded by the coding sequence ATGGCGGGCGCGCTCCTGGACACACTGTTCAGCCAGTCCGCGGTGGGGCTGCACGTCCTGGACACGGAACTGCGGGTGGAGCGGGTCAACGCGCTGTCCGACGCGGTCGCGCCCGAGCGGATCGTGGGACTGCACTTCACGGAGGCGTACCGGCTCCATGACCCCGAGAAGGCGGAGGAGCTGCTGCTCGGCGTGCTGGAGAGCGGTGTGCCCGTCCTGAACCATGTGATCCGCGGGCAGCTCATGGGGGCGCCGGGGCCCGAGCGCAGTCTGCTGGTCACGGTCCACCGCCTCGGCGACCCTTCCGGCCCGCCGCTCGGGCTGCTGGCGGCCGTCGTCGACGTCAACGAACGGGAGAAGTCGCGCGCCCGGGTGGACACGCTGGCCGCGGTGCGCAGGAATGTGGGCCACTCCCTCGACATGGAGGCGATCTGTCAGGGGTTCGTGGGTGCACTGGTGCCCCGGTTCGCGGACTTCGCCGTGGTCGAGGTGGTGGACGAGGTGCTGCGCGGTTCGAGCGCGCCGCTCAGCCCGGTGAGGTCCGATGTCCCCCTGCGTCGCGCGGCCCAGCTGGGGGCCGACGGGGACACACCGGTGGGCGTGACGCGGCGGCTGCCCCAGGGCACGCCGTACGCCCTCGCCGCCAATGATCTGCGGCCCCGGCTCGTCCAGCTCGGCCCGCACACCCCGTGGCTGGACTCGGATCCGGTCACCGGGCACATGGTCACGGCGGTCGGCGCCCACTCCCTGATCGTGGCACCGCTGAAACTGCACGGGGCCTTCCTCGGACTGGTGAGCCTGTACCGCTGCCCCGGTTCCGAGCCGTTCGACGAGCGGGATCTCACCCTCGCGCTGACTGCCGCCGCCCACACGGCGCTGAGTATCGAGACATCGCGGCGCTACGCGTACGACCATGTGATCGCCTCGACCGTCCAGCGCAGGCTCCTGCCGCAGTACAACGGCGCCCGGATCGCCATCGAGACCGCACATGTGCTGCTCCCGGGGCGCAACAGCGGCTGCTGGTTCGACACCATCGGGCTGTCCGGTGCCCGGACGGCGCTGATCATCGGAAACGTCGCCGGGCACGGACTCCAGACCGCCATCACCATGGGGCAACTGCGTACGGCCCTCCACGCCCTGGCCGGTCTCGACCTGGACCCCGACGAGGTACTGGCCCGTCTCAACGACACGGCCGACCGCCTTGCCAGGGAGCGCCGGTCGCTTCCGCCGGGTGACTCGCTGCACCGCCAGCCTCTGACCGCGACCTGTCTGTACGCGGTCTACGACCCCTTCGCCCGGACCTGCACGGTGGCGCGGGCGGGGCATCCGGCGCCGGTCGCCGTAGATCCGGACGGCCGCCCGGTCCCCCTCGACGTGCCCGAGGGACCCCCCCTGTTCTCCGACGACAGCGCCCCGTTCGCCACCGCGACGGTCGAACTCGCCGAGGGCAGTGTGCTGGCCTTCTTCACCGGTTCGCTGCTGTCCGACAACGAGTCCGTGACCAGGGTGCAGGACGCGCTCGCCTATCCGGACCGGCGTCTGCAGGAGCTGTGCGACGCCGTCGTCTACACCCTCCCCGCCGAGGCGCACCCGGACGGTGCCGCGCTCCTGCTCGCCCGGACGGGCGTCGTCCCGCCCGACCGGGTCGCGACCTGGGAACTGGCCCACGACCGGACCACCCCCGCCATCGCCCGCACCCTGGTCCGCGACCGGCTCGAAGGCTGGAACCTCGACGAGGTGACGATCGAGGCGACCGAGCTGATCGTGAGCGAGCTGATCACCAACGCGGTCCGCTACGGAACCCCGCCGCTCCACCTGCGGCTCCTGCTGGACCGCACCCTCACCTGCGAGGTTCACGACACCAGCCCGGTGGCCCCGCATCTGCGCCACGCCCGTACCGTGGACGAGGGCGGCCGGGGCCTGTTCATCGTCTCCCAGCTCGCGACGCACTGGGGCACCCGGTACGGCACCGACGGCAAGGCTCTGTGGACCGAGCAGGAGATCCCGCCCGACGACGCTTCCTGA
- a CDS encoding pectate lyase → MRTRNQHARRRGGRAAASFVAIASLALAGLTALFATGSATAAPAAGSYSLSNAASGLCLEVPGAGTSDGVQLGQRSCSGASNQTWQLKASGSGYTLAAGHSAKCAGVRDASTSAGKAVEQQSCTGGAGQVWTLAQVSGDTYQVVNANGGKCLNVKDSSTAAGALVQQNSCDSVTSKRWTFTAAGSTPTDPPTDPPTDPPTDPGSPPSWPTATSSQAVTSTMKVSGTYDGGLKRFYGSGDLGSDGQDEDQPALIELADGATLQNVILGSPAADGVHCLGACTLKNVWWEDVGEDAATFLGGSSSLVRTIDGGGAKQADDKVFQHNGGGTLIIKNFQVKDFGKLYRSCGNCSTQYGRHVQVQNVWVTAPGDGLVGINPNYGDTARLSGVTIYDDGDRDIDICTKYKGVTSGEPSQTGTGPDSTNCLYATSDITYVD, encoded by the coding sequence GTGCGTACCAGAAATCAGCATGCCAGACGCAGAGGCGGCCGGGCAGCCGCCTCGTTCGTCGCGATAGCCTCGCTCGCTCTCGCGGGGCTCACGGCACTCTTCGCCACCGGTTCCGCCACGGCGGCCCCCGCAGCGGGCTCGTACAGCCTGTCGAACGCCGCGAGCGGACTGTGTCTGGAGGTTCCCGGCGCGGGAACCTCCGACGGCGTCCAGCTCGGCCAGCGGTCCTGCAGCGGCGCCTCGAACCAGACCTGGCAGCTCAAGGCCTCCGGCAGCGGATACACCCTGGCCGCCGGGCACAGCGCCAAGTGCGCCGGGGTCCGTGACGCCTCGACGAGCGCGGGCAAGGCCGTGGAGCAGCAGAGCTGCACCGGCGGGGCCGGCCAGGTGTGGACGCTCGCCCAGGTCAGCGGCGACACGTACCAGGTCGTCAACGCCAATGGCGGCAAGTGCCTGAACGTCAAGGACAGTTCGACCGCGGCCGGCGCCCTGGTCCAGCAGAACTCCTGCGACTCGGTGACCAGCAAGCGCTGGACGTTCACCGCCGCCGGGTCGACCCCGACCGACCCGCCCACGGATCCGCCGACCGACCCTCCGACCGACCCCGGCTCCCCGCCCTCCTGGCCGACGGCCACCAGCAGCCAGGCCGTGACCTCGACCATGAAGGTCTCCGGCACCTACGACGGCGGCCTGAAGCGCTTCTACGGAAGTGGCGACCTGGGCAGCGACGGCCAGGACGAGGACCAGCCCGCCCTGATCGAGCTGGCGGACGGCGCCACGCTGCAAAACGTCATCCTCGGCTCCCCCGCCGCGGACGGCGTGCACTGCCTGGGCGCCTGCACCCTGAAGAACGTGTGGTGGGAGGACGTGGGCGAGGATGCCGCCACCTTCCTCGGCGGCTCCTCCTCGCTGGTACGCACGATCGACGGCGGTGGCGCGAAGCAGGCGGACGACAAGGTCTTCCAGCACAACGGCGGAGGCACCCTGATCATCAAGAACTTCCAGGTCAAGGACTTCGGCAAGCTCTACCGTTCGTGCGGCAACTGCTCCACCCAGTACGGCCGGCACGTCCAGGTACAGAACGTATGGGTCACCGCACCGGGCGACGGCCTCGTGGGGATCAACCCCAACTACGGTGACACGGCCCGTCTGTCCGGCGTGACGATCTACGACGACGGCGACCGTGACATCGACATCTGCACCAAGTACAAGGGTGTGACGAGCGGCGAGCCCAGCCAGACGGGCACCGGCCCGGACAGCACGAACTGTCTGTACGCCACCTCCGACATCACCTATGTCGACTGA